A genomic stretch from Terriglobales bacterium includes:
- a CDS encoding xanthine dehydrogenase family protein molybdopterin-binding subunit: protein MATKPSPKPKTKVRQAPQVVLQKAKEKAPAPRTDGARWVGQSLRRKEDPRLIQGRSHYTDDLLLPGLLHCVFVRSPHAYAKIGAINADAALAHPGVVAVLTADDLGELGNVPCAGALPGLKVPKHPALARGFARYVGEPVAAVIAEDLYAARDAADKVEVDYEARPAVVDMEKALGKETNFVHDEFKTNLAFRHELKNGDVAGAFKTADRVVKARLVNQRLAPIPMETRGVVAQYLPGEKTLTVWSSTQIPHLLKTQISLMVGLPETSVRVVTPEVGGGFGSKLNVYGEEAVVPLAAMRLGRPVKWTEWRRENIAATIHGRDQINLLELAVKNDGTILGLRAKILSDLGAYHQLLTPIIPTLTALLITGCYKVPAVEVVIEGVFTNKMSTDAYRGAGRPEATYIIERIVDIAAHELGLDPVEMRRRNFPGAKEFPFNTSTGIIYDSGNYQATLKKALELSDYNKLRARQKSGWKQGKYYGIGLSTYVEICAMGPSSAMPAGGWESGTVRVEPTGKVTVLTGASPHGQGQETTFAQIVADELGITPEDVNVVHGDTAAVPYGIGTFGSRATAVGGTAMFLATEKVKAKMARIAGHLLGVKPETIRFANGRAVAKGGKSLPLGEVVGAAYVAKNLPPGVDPGLEATHFFEPSNFTFPFGAHVISVEVDVETGAVQVEKYIAVDDCGNVINPMLVEGQIQGGIAQGMAQALYEELVYNEDGQLVTGSLMDYAPPKANQLPSFTLARTTTPSPVNPMGVKGVGEAGTIGSTPAVVNAVVDALRPFGITHIDMPLKPEKVWRAIEEAKARTAVAPAAGKAQPPPKNGERPGQPRRAGASGAKAQAARAKGGARAKGGAGAKGARSTGTKTKSKAAKAGRGAR from the coding sequence ATGGCGACGAAACCCTCCCCGAAGCCGAAGACGAAGGTGCGGCAGGCGCCGCAGGTTGTGCTGCAGAAAGCGAAGGAGAAGGCGCCGGCGCCGAGAACCGACGGCGCGCGCTGGGTCGGACAGAGCCTCAGGCGCAAGGAAGATCCGCGTCTTATCCAGGGGCGGAGCCACTACACCGACGATTTGCTGCTGCCGGGGTTGCTGCACTGCGTCTTCGTGCGGTCGCCGCATGCTTACGCGAAGATCGGCGCGATCAACGCCGACGCGGCGCTGGCGCATCCCGGGGTCGTTGCCGTGCTGACGGCGGACGATTTGGGCGAACTCGGCAATGTACCGTGCGCGGGCGCGCTACCGGGCCTGAAGGTGCCGAAGCATCCGGCGCTGGCGCGCGGATTCGCGCGCTACGTAGGCGAGCCGGTGGCGGCGGTGATTGCCGAAGACCTGTACGCGGCGCGCGATGCAGCCGACAAGGTCGAGGTGGACTACGAAGCGCGTCCGGCCGTGGTGGACATGGAGAAGGCGCTGGGCAAGGAAACGAACTTTGTCCACGACGAGTTCAAGACCAACCTGGCGTTCAGGCACGAGCTGAAGAACGGCGACGTGGCCGGCGCGTTCAAGACGGCCGATCGCGTGGTGAAGGCGCGGCTGGTGAACCAGCGGCTGGCGCCGATCCCGATGGAGACGCGCGGGGTCGTGGCGCAATACTTGCCGGGCGAGAAGACGCTCACGGTGTGGTCGAGCACGCAGATACCGCACCTGCTGAAGACGCAGATCTCGCTCATGGTCGGGCTGCCGGAAACGAGCGTGCGCGTGGTGACGCCGGAAGTGGGCGGCGGATTCGGATCCAAGCTGAACGTCTACGGCGAGGAAGCGGTGGTGCCGCTGGCGGCGATGAGGCTGGGGCGTCCGGTGAAGTGGACGGAGTGGAGGCGCGAGAACATTGCGGCGACCATCCACGGGCGCGACCAGATCAACCTGCTGGAACTCGCCGTCAAGAATGACGGCACGATCCTGGGGCTGCGCGCGAAGATCCTTTCCGACCTCGGCGCGTATCACCAGCTGCTGACGCCGATCATTCCCACGCTGACGGCGCTGCTCATCACCGGCTGCTACAAAGTGCCGGCGGTGGAGGTGGTGATCGAGGGCGTGTTCACGAACAAGATGTCGACCGACGCGTATCGCGGCGCCGGGCGGCCGGAAGCGACGTACATCATCGAGCGCATCGTGGACATCGCGGCGCACGAATTGGGCCTCGATCCGGTGGAGATGCGGCGCAGGAACTTTCCCGGCGCGAAGGAGTTTCCGTTCAACACTTCGACCGGGATCATCTACGACTCGGGCAATTACCAGGCGACGCTGAAGAAGGCGCTCGAACTCTCCGACTACAACAAGCTGCGCGCCCGGCAAAAGAGTGGCTGGAAGCAGGGCAAGTATTACGGCATCGGGCTCTCGACGTACGTGGAAATTTGCGCAATGGGACCGTCGTCGGCCATGCCGGCGGGCGGCTGGGAGAGCGGGACGGTGCGCGTGGAGCCGACAGGCAAGGTCACGGTGCTGACCGGCGCCTCGCCGCACGGGCAGGGGCAGGAGACGACGTTCGCGCAGATCGTGGCCGATGAGCTCGGGATCACGCCGGAGGACGTGAACGTGGTGCACGGCGACACGGCCGCGGTGCCCTACGGCATCGGCACATTCGGCAGCCGGGCCACGGCGGTGGGCGGCACGGCGATGTTCCTCGCCACGGAAAAAGTGAAGGCGAAGATGGCCCGCATCGCCGGGCACCTGCTCGGGGTGAAGCCCGAGACGATCAGGTTCGCCAACGGACGCGCCGTCGCCAAGGGCGGCAAGTCGCTCCCGCTCGGCGAGGTGGTGGGCGCGGCCTATGTCGCCAAGAACCTGCCGCCGGGCGTGGATCCCGGGCTGGAGGCGACGCACTTCTTCGAGCCGTCGAACTTTACCTTCCCGTTTGGCGCGCACGTGATCTCGGTGGAGGTGGACGTTGAGACCGGCGCGGTCCAAGTGGAGAAGTACATCGCGGTGGACGATTGCGGGAACGTGATCAATCCGATGCTGGTCGAAGGGCAAATCCAGGGCGGCATCGCGCAGGGCATGGCGCAGGCGCTCTACGAAGAGCTGGTCTACAACGAAGACGGGCAACTGGTGACCGGCTCGCTGATGGATTACGCACCTCCGAAGGCGAACCAGCTGCCGTCGTTCACGCTGGCGCGGACGACGACGCCGTCGCCGGTGAATCCCATGGGCGTAAAGGGCGTGGGCGAGGCGGGCACGATCGGATCGACGCCGGCGGTGGTGAACGCGGTGGTGGATGCGCTGAGGCCGTTCGGGATCACGCACATTGATATGCCGCTGAAGCCGGAGAAAGTGTGGCGGGCCATTGAGGAGGCGAAGGCGCGGACGGCGGTTGCGCCGGCGGCAGGGAAGGCCCAGCCTCCGCCAAAGAACGGTGAAAGGCCGGGGCAGCCGCGGCGTGCCGGCGCCAGCGGCGCAAAAGCGCAGGCAGCCAGAGCGAAGGGCGGCGCAAGAGCGAAGGGCGGCGCAGGAGCGAAGGGCGCGCGGAGCACGGGTACGAAGACGAAGTCGAAAGCCGCGAAGGCGGGAAGGGGCGCGCGATGA
- a CDS encoding (2Fe-2S)-binding protein, which produces MTKSVSITVNGSERRAQVEPRLLLVHFLREVAGLTGTHIGCETSLCGACTVLMNGRAVKSCTVLAVQADGESVTTVEGLAKNGELHAIQQGFWEEHGLQCGYCTPGMILCAHDLLEHSTEPSEAEIRDAISGNLCRCTGYQHIVNAVKSAGRKMSKRKAARAVGGR; this is translated from the coding sequence ATGACGAAATCCGTATCCATTACCGTGAACGGCAGCGAGCGGAGGGCGCAGGTCGAGCCGCGGCTCCTGCTCGTCCACTTTCTGCGCGAGGTTGCGGGACTGACGGGCACGCACATCGGCTGCGAGACGTCGCTGTGCGGCGCCTGCACGGTGCTGATGAACGGCCGCGCGGTGAAGTCGTGCACGGTGCTGGCGGTGCAGGCCGACGGCGAGTCGGTGACGACGGTGGAAGGCCTGGCGAAAAACGGCGAGCTGCACGCCATCCAGCAGGGATTCTGGGAGGAGCATGGCCTGCAGTGCGGATACTGCACGCCCGGCATGATCCTGTGCGCTCACGACCTGCTGGAACACTCGACCGAACCGAGCGAAGCCGAGATTCGCGACGCCATCAGCGGCAACCTGTGCCGCTGCACCGGCTACCAGCACATTGTGAACGCGGTGAAGTCGGCGGGCCGCAAGATGAGCAAGCGCAAGGCGGCGCGCGCGGTGGGAGGGAGATAG
- a CDS encoding PPOX class F420-dependent oxidoreductase, with protein MAASIPEKFADLLKKVAFANLATLMPSGQPQVTPVWFDYDGRNLIVNSARGRQKDKNVRRDPRVSLSIQDPDNPYRYLEIRGKVVDITENGADAHIDKMAKKYLGKDKYPGRSPGEVRVLYKIEPERFSSMG; from the coding sequence ATGGCTGCATCGATCCCCGAGAAGTTCGCCGATCTGCTCAAGAAAGTCGCATTCGCCAACCTGGCCACGCTCATGCCCAGCGGCCAGCCGCAGGTGACGCCGGTGTGGTTCGATTACGACGGCCGCAATTTGATCGTGAACAGCGCTCGGGGGCGGCAGAAAGACAAGAACGTGCGCCGCGACCCGCGGGTGTCGCTCTCGATCCAGGACCCGGACAATCCGTACCGCTACCTGGAAATCCGCGGCAAGGTCGTGGACATTACCGAAAACGGCGCCGACGCGCACATCGACAAGATGGCGAAGAAGTACCTGGGGAAAGACAAGTATCCGGGGCGGTCGCCGGGCGAAGTGCGGGTGCTGTACAAGATCGAGCCGGAGAGATTCAGCTCGATGGGTTAA
- the cofG gene encoding 7,8-didemethyl-8-hydroxy-5-deazariboflavin synthase CofG has product MATAATISATLARAESGHELTPADARALVRISDDQLPSLLAAARNLKEAFKPRVVTYSRKAFIPLTNLCRDYCGYCTFRRSPGDLGAHTMPPDEVLGVARAAEKLGCTEALFSLGDKPELDFPEMRAELRRLGYRSTLHYLEAMCELVLRETRLIPHANPGLMSEEWLARLAQFSPSLGLMLETTSTDLLAPGAAHDRAPDKVPARRLRVLRDAGRLGIPFTTGLLIGIGETPDDRVATLFAIRDLHARCGHVQEVIVQNFRVKAAIPMAHWPEPGRGEMLRTIAVARLILRNVNIQAPPNLSRPGYEHLLSAGINDWGGVSPLTPDFINPEAPWPHLDELERRTSAAGFELRQRLPVYPEFIAMSERRASPLLSKRLRELSGSEGYARAGAPGARRSCA; this is encoded by the coding sequence ATGGCGACCGCCGCCACCATCTCCGCCACTCTGGCCCGCGCCGAATCCGGACACGAACTCACGCCCGCCGACGCCCGCGCCCTTGTCCGCATCTCCGACGACCAGCTCCCATCGCTTCTCGCCGCTGCGCGCAATTTAAAGGAAGCCTTCAAGCCGCGCGTCGTCACCTACTCGCGAAAAGCCTTCATTCCTCTCACCAATCTCTGTCGCGACTACTGCGGATACTGCACCTTCCGCCGCTCACCCGGCGATCTCGGCGCGCACACCATGCCGCCCGACGAAGTCCTGGGCGTCGCCCGCGCCGCCGAAAAACTTGGTTGCACCGAAGCGCTCTTTTCCCTCGGCGACAAGCCGGAACTCGACTTCCCGGAAATGCGCGCCGAACTGCGCCGCCTCGGCTATCGCTCCACGCTGCACTACCTGGAAGCGATGTGCGAGCTCGTGCTGCGTGAAACCAGGCTCATCCCGCACGCCAATCCCGGCCTGATGAGCGAGGAGTGGCTCGCGCGCCTGGCACAGTTTTCTCCCAGCCTCGGCCTCATGCTGGAAACCACCAGCACCGATCTGCTCGCGCCCGGCGCCGCCCACGACCGCGCGCCCGACAAAGTTCCCGCCCGCCGCCTGCGCGTGCTGCGCGATGCCGGGCGCCTCGGCATTCCCTTCACCACCGGCCTGCTCATCGGCATCGGCGAAACGCCTGACGACCGTGTCGCCACGCTGTTCGCCATCCGCGATCTCCACGCCCGCTGCGGACACGTGCAGGAAGTCATCGTGCAGAATTTCCGCGTCAAGGCCGCCATTCCCATGGCGCACTGGCCCGAGCCGGGACGCGGCGAGATGCTGCGCACCATCGCCGTCGCGAGACTCATCCTGCGCAACGTCAACATCCAGGCGCCGCCCAACCTCTCGCGCCCCGGCTACGAGCACCTGCTCTCGGCCGGCATCAACGACTGGGGCGGCGTCTCGCCGCTCACGCCTGATTTCATCAATCCCGAGGCGCCCTGGCCGCACCTGGACGAACTGGAGCGCCGCACCAGCGCCGCCGGATTCGAATTGCGCCAGCGCTTGCCGGTGTATCCCGAATTCATCGCGATGAGCGAGCGACGTGCTTCGCCGCTGCTGAGCAAACGCCTGCGCGAGCTCTCCGGCAGCGAAGGCTACGCCCGGGCTGGGGCCCCCGGCGCGCGCCGGAGTTGCGCATGA
- the cofD gene encoding 2-phospho-L-lactate transferase, whose amino-acid sequence MERRMITVLAGGTGAAKFLQGLQAVLGAETSRLTVIVNTGDDLLWWGLHVSPDVDSVMYGLAGVLSRERGWGIDGDTFHCLDAMRRLGGPAWFSLGDRDLATHMTRTALLASGSTLAEATAELARRFRVTARILPMSNDRVETRVTTPAGELAFQEYFVRERHQVPARGVRFAGAESAHPAPGVLQAIAHASAVIIAPSNPVTSIGPILAVPGIREALRQTPATVAAISPIIGGAAVSGPAVDLMRSQALPASAVGIAQAYADFLDRLVADTRDTSLMPDIERLGLRPHFCETLMTSLEAKALLAAETLRAAGVELVET is encoded by the coding sequence GTGGAGCGCCGCATGATCACCGTGCTCGCCGGCGGCACCGGAGCGGCCAAATTCCTTCAGGGCCTCCAGGCTGTTCTCGGCGCCGAAACTTCACGGCTCACGGTGATCGTCAACACCGGCGACGACCTGCTCTGGTGGGGCCTGCACGTCTCGCCCGACGTGGACTCGGTGATGTACGGCCTGGCCGGCGTGCTCAGTCGCGAGCGCGGCTGGGGCATTGACGGCGATACGTTCCACTGCCTCGACGCCATGCGCCGCCTCGGCGGGCCTGCCTGGTTCTCGCTCGGCGACCGGGACCTGGCCACGCACATGACGCGCACCGCCCTGCTCGCCTCAGGCAGCACGCTGGCCGAGGCCACCGCCGAACTCGCGCGCCGCTTCCGGGTCACCGCGCGCATTCTGCCCATGAGCAACGACCGCGTGGAAACGCGCGTCACCACGCCCGCCGGCGAACTCGCCTTCCAGGAATACTTCGTGCGTGAGCGCCACCAGGTTCCGGCCCGCGGCGTGCGCTTCGCCGGGGCCGAGTCCGCTCACCCCGCGCCCGGGGTGCTCCAGGCAATCGCGCACGCGTCGGCAGTCATCATCGCGCCAAGCAATCCCGTCACCAGCATCGGCCCGATCCTCGCGGTGCCCGGAATTCGCGAGGCCCTGCGCCAAACTCCGGCCACCGTCGCCGCCATCAGTCCCATCATCGGCGGCGCCGCCGTCTCGGGACCGGCTGTTGACCTGATGCGCTCGCAAGCCTTGCCCGCATCGGCTGTCGGCATCGCTCAGGCCTACGCCGATTTCCTCGACCGGCTCGTCGCCGACACGCGCGACACCTCGCTCATGCCTGATATCGAGCGTCTCGGCCTTCGCCCTCACTTCTGCGAAACGCTCATGACCTCGCTCGAAGCGAAGGCGCTCCTCGCCGCTGAAACCCTCCGCGCCGCCGGCGTCGAACTCGTAGAGACGTAG
- a CDS encoding folylpolyglutamate synthase/dihydrofolate synthase family protein, with product MSTYAHAVEQLYALGHELARAPSHKFDLAHMRALTGALGHPERRFKSVLIAGTNGKGSTAATLASILHAAGHRTALYTSPHLLRVNERIQINGVLISDADFSAIYDRVEAAAQRLVSAGELPWRPSFFEMLTAMAFEYFAAAGVEIAVLEVGMGGRLDATNIVEPLVAVITDIALDHQKFLGNTIAEIAGEKAGIIHPGGAVVLLPQHPHANDVLARAVVERSARAISAVPYMPPVSPNAPSHVVENHSSAGVGAPPRPTRGPLKPSFGLSGEVVGAARATALADPTLRQRYPLAVLGEEIEVDSPLVGRHQLRNLALAIAAAVELDQQGIAVTARDIERGIRKTSWPGRFQVIAGGPTIVLDVAHNPAGAWALRAALSENFAGRPLLFVFGAMRDKAVAEMAEILFPLADRVIATHAANPRSATPQEIAESAARAGADIALEPAVAAAVERARRQAGPNGVVVITGSIFVVGEALAALA from the coding sequence ATGTCCACCTACGCCCATGCCGTCGAGCAGCTCTACGCGCTGGGACACGAGCTGGCCCGCGCGCCATCGCACAAATTCGACCTGGCGCACATGCGCGCCCTCACCGGCGCGCTCGGACACCCCGAGCGCCGCTTCAAATCTGTCCTGATCGCCGGCACCAACGGCAAGGGCTCCACCGCCGCAACGCTCGCCTCCATTCTCCACGCCGCCGGACATCGCACCGCGCTCTACACTTCGCCGCACCTGCTGCGCGTCAACGAGCGCATACAAATCAACGGCGTCCTTATCAGCGACGCCGATTTCTCCGCCATCTACGACCGCGTGGAAGCCGCCGCCCAGCGCCTGGTTTCGGCCGGCGAGCTGCCCTGGCGCCCCAGTTTTTTTGAAATGCTCACCGCCATGGCGTTCGAGTACTTTGCCGCCGCCGGCGTCGAGATTGCTGTGCTCGAAGTCGGCATGGGTGGACGCCTCGACGCCACCAACATCGTCGAGCCCCTCGTCGCCGTCATCACCGACATTGCGCTCGATCACCAGAAATTTCTGGGCAACACCATCGCCGAAATCGCCGGTGAGAAAGCCGGCATCATTCACCCCGGCGGCGCCGTCGTTTTGCTGCCGCAGCATCCGCATGCCAACGACGTGCTCGCCCGCGCCGTCGTCGAGCGCAGCGCCCGCGCCATCAGCGCCGTCCCCTACATGCCGCCGGTCTCGCCCAACGCGCCGTCGCACGTCGTCGAAAATCACAGCTCGGCGGGCGTGGGCGCCCCACCCAGACCAACGCGTGGCCCACTCAAACCCTCTTTTGGCTTGAGTGGGGAAGTCGTCGGTGCTGCGCGCGCCACCGCCCTGGCCGATCCCACGCTCCGCCAGCGCTACCCCCTCGCCGTCCTCGGCGAAGAAATCGAAGTTGACTCACCGCTCGTCGGTCGCCACCAGCTTCGCAACCTGGCGCTGGCCATCGCCGCCGCCGTCGAACTGGACCAGCAGGGAATTGCGGTGACCGCGCGCGACATCGAGCGCGGCATCCGCAAAACCAGTTGGCCCGGCCGCTTCCAGGTGATCGCCGGCGGGCCCACCATCGTCCTCGACGTGGCCCACAATCCCGCCGGCGCCTGGGCGCTGCGCGCCGCCCTCAGCGAAAATTTTGCCGGGCGTCCGCTGCTGTTCGTTTTCGGCGCCATGCGCGACAAGGCCGTCGCCGAGATGGCCGAAATCCTGTTCCCTCTCGCCGACCGCGTCATTGCCACCCACGCCGCGAACCCGCGCTCGGCCACGCCGCAAGAAATCGCTGAATCCGCCGCCCGCGCCGGCGCCGACATCGCCCTGGAGCCGGCGGTCGCGGCCGCCGTCGAGCGCGCCCGCCGTCAAGCCGGACCGAACGGCGTGGTCGTCATCACCGGTTCGATCTTTGTCGTGGGCGAAGCCCTGGCCGCACTCGCATGA
- the rlmD gene encoding 23S rRNA (uracil(1939)-C(5))-methyltransferase RlmD translates to MDRPMQLTIEKLIYGGDGLARLPADADPGQERGKAVFVPFVLEGESVEATITEEKPGFARARLSRDRVLTPSPHRTEPPCPYYGQCGGCHYQHTTYEHQLRIKQDIARENFRRLARLDWRGPISVLTSPPWNYRNRTRLRVRATPEFALCYARHRARELLPVESCPISSPLINRAISVVTELGRGGKFPAGIAEVEFFARAAGERLLVELHAARHLHARAGEKLCSAFLEQLTPALPEAVGVALLSAVNERHQAEPRLLASAGARELEYKVDQRTYRVSAGSFFQANRHLLPNLPALVTGAAAGDLAWDLYAGVGLFSLPLAEKFARVVAVEAGDASFQDLRRNAPANVKAVRSSTDAFLERSPKRPQPQLIVVDPPRGGLGPRVTRSLAAIVAPRLHYLSCDPATLSRDLKALLESGYRVERVHLIDLFPQTFHVELLVELAR, encoded by the coding sequence ATGGACCGACCAATGCAGCTCACCATCGAAAAACTGATCTACGGCGGCGACGGTCTCGCGCGTCTTCCCGCCGATGCGGACCCCGGACAGGAACGCGGCAAGGCCGTGTTTGTTCCTTTCGTTCTTGAAGGTGAATCCGTCGAAGCGACGATTACTGAAGAAAAGCCCGGCTTCGCCCGCGCCCGCCTCAGCCGCGACCGCGTGCTCACGCCTTCGCCGCACCGCACCGAGCCGCCCTGCCCGTACTACGGCCAATGCGGCGGCTGCCACTACCAGCACACCACTTACGAACACCAGCTCCGGATCAAGCAGGACATCGCGCGCGAAAACTTTCGCCGCCTCGCGCGCCTGGACTGGCGCGGCCCGATCAGCGTGCTCACCTCGCCGCCGTGGAACTACCGCAATCGCACGCGCCTGCGCGTCCGTGCCACTCCTGAATTTGCGCTCTGCTACGCGCGGCACCGCGCACGCGAACTGCTCCCCGTCGAGAGCTGTCCCATCAGCTCGCCGCTCATCAACCGCGCGATCAGCGTGGTCACCGAACTCGGTCGCGGCGGCAAGTTTCCGGCGGGCATCGCCGAAGTCGAATTCTTCGCCCGCGCCGCCGGCGAGCGCCTTCTCGTCGAGCTGCATGCCGCTCGCCACCTCCACGCGCGCGCCGGCGAGAAACTCTGCTCTGCCTTCCTGGAGCAACTCACCCCCGCCCTGCCCGAAGCCGTTGGGGTCGCGCTGCTCAGCGCGGTCAACGAGCGCCACCAGGCCGAGCCGCGTTTGCTCGCGAGCGCTGGCGCGCGCGAACTCGAATACAAGGTGGATCAGCGCACCTACCGCGTCTCCGCCGGATCGTTTTTTCAGGCCAATCGCCACCTCCTTCCCAATCTCCCCGCGCTCGTCACCGGCGCCGCAGCCGGCGACCTTGCCTGGGACCTCTACGCCGGCGTCGGCTTGTTCTCGCTCCCCCTGGCCGAAAAATTCGCGCGCGTCGTCGCTGTCGAGGCCGGCGACGCATCATTTCAGGACCTCCGCCGCAACGCGCCAGCAAACGTCAAGGCCGTGCGCAGCTCCACCGATGCCTTCCTTGAGCGCTCTCCGAAACGCCCGCAACCTCAACTGATCGTTGTAGATCCGCCGCGCGGCGGGCTCGGCCCGCGCGTCACCCGCTCCCTCGCCGCTATCGTCGCGCCCCGCCTTCACTACCTCTCCTGCGATCCGGCCACTCTCTCGCGCGACCTGAAAGCGTTGCTAGAATCCGGCTACCGCGTCGAGCGCGTCCACCTGATCGACCTGTTCCCACAAACGTTCCACGTGGAACTTCTTGTGGAACTGGCGCGCTGA